CGGTAGTCCGCCTGGCGGCCGCGGACGGCGCGGGGTTCGGTGAGGTCGGTGCAGTGCGCGGCGAGCGCAGCATCCACGATCTGCTCGGAGACATCGGGCCTGGCCCGCGCGTGCGGCGCCGCGGGCGGAGCCGCCCCTCTCCCGCACCGGCCGGTCCAGCAACGCGGCCGCGGCCTCCAGGCCGGGGCCGGTCAGGTTCCACAGCCTCTCGGAGACCAGGTTGCCGTCCGCGTTGGTGCGGCCGGCCGAACCGAGCGACTCCACCAGGCCGTCACGCCGAGGTCGAGGCAGCCGTTGCGCACGGTCTGCGCGCCGGCCGTACCCAGGCACATCAGCCGGCGGATCTGCCCGGCGGTCCCCACCTTCACCACGCCCAGCGCGGCGAGCACCCTCTGCCGCGTCTTGGCCGTCGACCCGTACGGCCGGCGCTTCGTCCCACCCACTACCCCGCCCCTCCCCCACCGCGCCGGTCGCGGCCGGTGCGTCCGCCCGGCCTGCGGCCACGAGCCCGGCCCGAGCCCGACGCCCACCCCCAACTCACCAACACCATCACTGGCAGGAGAGGGGGAGGAAGGTTGTCGAAGTGCCGGGCAGCCCTTGACCGTGGCCCGTGGCCTGCGGCCTGTGGCTTCAGCCTCTTGCGCCGCAGAGGGCGGCGCAGGGGGCTGGGAGGGGAAACCGTAGGACGCGCGGCAGGGGGCTTGGCCGGCAGGCGGTCCTCGGCGTCGTTCAACACCAGGGCTTACCACCGGGCGGTAGCCGGATGCGGGCGGGTGCTCAAGCGGCACGCGGCGGCCGCTCCCTCTGCCCGGGCCCGCGGCCGCAACCCTGGGAATCGCCGCTGGGGAATCGCCGTCCTGCCGGCACTGTTGCATGACCGAGGGACCGGCGTCGCACGGTGGGAACAAGGCCATCCGCCCCCACAGGATCCGGACCCCCGGGATCGCGGTACGCCCGCCGCGCATTCAGACCAGGATGTATTTCCGCAGGAGGACTTGTTCATGACCGACCGGCCCTTGACGCTCATGGCAGTACACGCCCACCCCGACGACGAGGCCACCGGAACCGGAGGAGTCCTGGCGCGGTACGCGGCGGAGGGCATCCGCACGGTTCTCGTGACGTGTACCGACGGCGGTTGCGGTGACGGACCGGGAGGTGCCAAGCCGGGCGACCCCGGGCACGATCCGGCGGCCGTCGCCCTGATGCGCCGTCAAGAACTCGAAGCGAGCTGTGAAGCCCTCAAGATCAGCGATCTGGAGATGCTGGACTACGCCGACTCCGGGATGATCGGCTGGCCGAGCAACGACGCCCCCGGATCCTTCTGGCAGACCCCCGTGGAGGAAGGCGCCGCCCGCCTCGCACAACTCATGCGGCACTACCGACCCGATGTGGTCGTCACCTACGACGAGAACGGCTTCTACGGCCACCCCGACCACATCCAGACCCACCGCATCACGATGGCAGCGCTGGAGATGACCGCGCTGACACCGAAGGTGTACTGGACGACGATGCCCCGCTCGATGATGCAACAGTTCGCCGAGACCATGCGCGAGTTCCAGGAGGACATGCCGGAGCCGGATCCCGCCGAGGCCGCCGCGATAGCCGAGATCGGCCTCCCCGACGACGAGATCACCACATGGGTGGACACCACCGCATTCAGCGGCCAGAAGTTCGACGCCCTGGCCGCACACGCCAGTCAGGGCGAGAACATCTTCTTCCTCAAGATGGGCAAGGAACGCTTCGGCGAGTTGATGGGCACGGAAACCTTCGTACGTGTCCAGGACACCACCGGCACAGCCATACCCGAGAACGACCTCTTCACCGGACTACGCTGACCCGAGCGTCCGAACGGGGCGCGGGAAAACTCATCGGCGCACGACGCGATCTTGCGCGTCGCACCCCCTGAGGCCCGTCCACGCCAGTCCCGTTCCGGCAGCCCGCGACCACCCGGCACCGTACAGGTGGGAGACCTGCGGGCTGCCCGCACGGGCATGCGCCGTCGTCAACGCCCCGGCCGCATCGAGCTCCAGCAGCCGCATCACCAGCACCGGTCTGGACACGTCCAGCCGCGCCGTGACCTCAACCCACACACCCGGCTCCCCCACCCCCTTCCCTTCCCTCTTCCCGGACACCGAGGCCCACCACCGTGCGGCCGTGCGGCCGCACGGCCGCACGGCCGCTGAAGGATCAGAAGTGCCGATCCTGAGACAGTGAAGCGGAGTGGGTGGACCGCCCCATGACAGCCGCACCCGCTACACCCCCCCGAGCAGAGACCTCGCTCATACTCACCACCCGAGCAGCGACAACACCCCGGCCTGACCCGCCGTCACTGACAGCCCCCCACTGACACCCACCCACTGACACCAAACCGGCACATCGCAGCCAGGCACGGGGCGTTCTACGGGGCGCCCTTCCGTACAGAGTTGGAGAGGTACTTACTTCTCGGCGACGTGGTCCGGGAGGGGGTGCAGGCCAAGCGGCGTGCACACGACCGGCTGACGGTCGCGGTCCAGCTGACGAACGTGCGCGGTGCCTGGGACGGTTCCTGCCGGACCTGCGGCAGGCGCCGACGAGGTCGCCGGTATCTGGCGGAGCAATTGGAGATTACGGGCCGGTCGTGTCCCGAGCGCTACGGCGAGCGTGACGGGAGGTCCCGTAGGCAGCCGGGGAGATCCAGGAGACGGGGCCGGCGGGCGTTCGCCGGGTCTAGCCGCTGCTCCTTCCAGCTTCCCGGCCTGGCCGGCGGCCTGCGGCCCCGGCGCGGCAAAGACGCCGCCGACGACGAATGGGGGCCGGTGGCCGAGGGCGGGCACGGTCAATGCGGACTACGGCAGTTCGTGGGTCGGTACAGCGTGGTGGCCGGCGTCAGCGTGCGGTCCGGCGGCGAAGGCCACCACAGTTGTGGCCGCCTTGCTGCGGGCCGCTGGTTGCCGGCGGCTGGTTGCGGGCCGGATCGTCCGCCGTGTCAGGGCACGGTGAGGACTATCTTGCCGCGCGCGTGGCCGGTGGCGCTGACGTCATGAGCTGTGGCGGCCTCCTTCAGCGGGAACACAGCGTGCAGCGGGACGGTGAGGCGGCCGTGGTCGGCGAGGCGGGCCGCCAGCGGCAGTCCTGCCCAGCCCGGCGACTCTCCGGCTTCGGAGCGGAGGTACCGCACTGCGTGCCGGCCGGCGTCGAAGTCTGCGATGGTCACCACGCGGTGCGGATCGCCGGCGATGGCCACCAGTTCGGCAAGAGAGCCCTTCCCGGCCGCGTCCAGAACCACATCGACACCGTGCGGAGCCAGTGCGGCAAGGCGGTCGGCCAGCCCCGCCCCGTAGGTGACC
This portion of the Streptomyces caniferus genome encodes:
- a CDS encoding PIG-L family deacetylase codes for the protein MTDRPLTLMAVHAHPDDEATGTGGVLARYAAEGIRTVLVTCTDGGCGDGPGGAKPGDPGHDPAAVALMRRQELEASCEALKISDLEMLDYADSGMIGWPSNDAPGSFWQTPVEEGAARLAQLMRHYRPDVVVTYDENGFYGHPDHIQTHRITMAALEMTALTPKVYWTTMPRSMMQQFAETMREFQEDMPEPDPAEAAAIAEIGLPDDEITTWVDTTAFSGQKFDALAAHASQGENIFFLKMGKERFGELMGTETFVRVQDTTGTAIPENDLFTGLR